Proteins from a single region of Juglans microcarpa x Juglans regia isolate MS1-56 chromosome 5S, Jm3101_v1.0, whole genome shotgun sequence:
- the LOC121268625 gene encoding protein GRAVITROPIC IN THE LIGHT 1: protein MDTMKPKSALNSKSKLARTFQKVINLRTATRIASNNGICMLASQPKVKEDFFTDKKSQQFDKNGVDTRDRRRAVLEALVAKLFAEITSIKAAYAELQMAQNPYNNDAIQVADQAVVDELQAISELKRSFLRKELRLSPQVTLMLAEIQEQQGLMKTYEITIKKLEAEVDLKESDIISLKNQLDDCIAFNKSLEKKLNSSGSLSMFDSLRLTKLNVTHFIQFLHHTLRSIRSFVKLMIRDMESAHWDIDAAVKFIEPDAVFTKQSHRFFAFESFVCITMFEGFNFSHFSPSDHPQQQQQEPVPLEKQRNRLFFDKFKKLTNANPRHFLSHNPNSSFAMFTRSKYLQLVHAKMECSLFGNLNQRKLVNSGGVPDSAFFLAFSEMAKRVWLLHCLAFSLDEEVTIFQVRKKGRFSEVYMECVTEEALLFSGEISSGIDVCASSELRVGFTVVPGFKIGETVIQSQVYMSPATVTSASG, encoded by the coding sequence ATGGATACCATGAAACCCAAATCAGCCTTAAACAGCAAGAGCAAGTTAGCACGTACTTTCCAAAAGGTTATCAACCTTCGGACCGCAACAAGAATTGCTTCTAACAATGGTATTTGCATGCTCGCGTCTCAACCCAAAGTCAAGGAGGATTTTTTCACCGATAAAAAGTCTCAGCAGTTTGACAAGAATGGCGTCGATACGAGAGACCGGCGGAGAGCAGTGCTGGAAGCTTTGGTGGCGAAGCTTTTTGCGGAGATTACTTCTATCAAAGCTGCTTATGCTGAGCTCCAAATGGCTCAGAATCCTTACAACAATGACGCCATTCAGGTCGCGGACCAGGCCGTCGTGGACGAGCTCCAAGCTATTTCCGAGCTCAAGCGCAGCTTCTTGAGAAAAGAACTCCGTCTTTCACCCCAGGTTACTCTCATGCTCGCGGAAATTCAAGAGCAGCAGGGCTTGATGAAGACCTACGAGATCACCATCAAGAAACTCGAGGCAGAGGTTGACCTCAAAGAATCCGACATCATTTCGCTCAAGAACCAGCTCGACGACTGCATTGCATTCAACAAATCATTAGAAAAGAAGCTAAATTCAAGCGGGTCTCTGTCAATGTTCGATTCTCTTCGGCTTACGAAGCTCAATGTGACTCATTTTATCCAATTTCTCCACCACACCCTAAGATCCATTCGTAGTTTCGTGAAATTAATGATTCGTGACATGGAGTCGGCACACTGGGATATTGACGCGGCTGTCAAATTCATCGAGCCCGACGCAGTTTTCACCAAACAAAGCCATCGGTTCTTCGCTTTCGAATCTTTTGTTTGCATAACTATGTTTGAGGGATTCAATTTCTCTCACTTTTCACCAAGTGATCACCCTCAACAACAGCAACAAGAGCCAGTACCTCTTGAAAAACAGCGCAATCGCCTCTTCTTCGACAAGTTCAAAAAGCTCACGAACGCTAATCCGAGGCATTTTCTTTCCCACAATCCAAACTCTTCATTTGCAATGTTCACTAGGTCCAAGTACCTCCAGCTCGTACATGCAAAGATGGAATGCTCTCTCTTCGGTAACTTGAATCAGCGAAAGCTCGTGAACTCCGGCGGTGTGCCGGACTCCGCGTTCTTTTTAGCGTTTTCCGAGATGGCGAAGCGCGTGTGGCTTCTGCATTGCCTGGCATTCTCGCTTGACGAAGAGGTAACCATATTTCAGGTAAGAAAGAAGGGTAGGTTCTCCGAGGTATACATGGAATGCGTGACCGAGGAAGCGTTGTTATTCTCCGGTGAAATCAGCAGTGGCATCGACGTCTGTGCCAGTAGCGAGCTTCGCGTGGGTTTTACGGTGGTGCCAGGGTTCAAGATTGGAGAAACCGTGATACAAAGCCAGGTTTATATGTCTCCGGCCACCGTTACTTCGGCAAGTGGCTAA
- the LOC121267686 gene encoding probable alpha,alpha-trehalose-phosphate synthase [UDP-forming] 7 codes for MMSRSYTNLLDLASGNFPVMGREKKRLPRVMTVPGVISELDDDQANSVTSDVPSSVVQDRIIIVANQLPVKAKRRPDNKGWSFSWDDDSLLLQLKDGLPEDMEVLYVGSLRVDVDSSEQDDVSQLLLDRFKCVPAFLPPDILSKFYHGFCKLHLWPLFHYMLPFSASHGGRFDRSLWEAYVAANKIFSQRVIEILNPEDDYVWIHDYHLMVLPTFLRRRFNRLRMGFFLHSPFPSSEIYRTLPVREEILKALLNSDLIGFHTFDYARHFLSCCSRMLGLEYQSKRGYIGMEYYGRTVGIKIMPVGIHMGQIESILGLADKEWRVGELKQQFEGKTVLLGVDDMDVFKGVNLKLLAMEQMLMQHPKWRGKAVLVQIANPARGRGKDIEEIQDEIHTSCRRINENFSQPGYEPIVFVDRPVTVSERAAYYTIAECVVVTAVRDGMNLTPYEYIVCRQGVSGSESSSEFNGPKKSMLVVSEFIGCSPSLSGAIRVNPWNIEATAEAMHEAISMADSEKQLRHEKHYRYVSTHDVAYWSRSFFQDMERTCKDHFRRRCWGIGLSFGFRVVALDPNFRKLSIDAIVSAYSRSRNRAILLDYDGTVMPQTSINKTPSQEVLSIINMLCGDIKNVVFVVSGRGRESLGKWFSPCQQLGIAAEHGYFMRWPAEEAWETCGQSNDSGWIQIAEPVMKLYTESTDGSYIEHKESALVWHHRDADPGFGSSQAKEMLDHLESVLANEPVAVKSGQFIVEVKPQGVSKGVVAEKILSAMADNGKQADFILCIGDDRSDEDMFEIIGNAMNSGVLSSNTSVFACTVGQKPSKAKYYLDDTSDVINMLDALAEASDSPPSETTLFSLTDEAGS; via the exons ATGATGTCGAGATCGTATACCAATCTTTTAGATCTGGCCTCCGGAAACTTTCCCGTCATGGGTCGTGAAAAAAAGCGTCTTCCACGTGTAATGACCGTTCCGGGGGTCATTTCTGAGCTTGATGATGATCAGGCCAATAGTGTGACATCAGACGTTCCATCCTCTGTCGTTCAGGACCGGATCATTATCGTTGCTAATCAGCTCCCAGTGAAAGCTAAGCGTAGACCTGATAATAAAGGGTGGAGTTTTAGTTGGGATGACGACTCTTTGTTATTACAGCTCAAGGATGGCTTGCCTGAAGATATGGAGGTTTTGTATGTAGGATCATTGAGGGTGGATGTGGATTCCAGTGAACAAGATGATGTCTCGCAGCTTTTGTTGGATAGGTTCAAGTGCGTCCCTGCTTTTTTACCTCCTGATATTTTGTCGAAGTTTTATCATGGGTTTTGTAAACTGCATTTGTGGCCGCTCTTTCATTACATGCTTCCCTTCTCGGCAAGTCATGGTGGACGATTTGATCGGTCTCTATGGGAGGCATATGTGGCAGCAAATAAGATTTTCTCACAGAGGGTGATCGAGATTCTGAACCCAGAGGATGACTACGTTTGGATTCATGACTACCATTTGATGGTGCTGCCTACCTTCTTGAGGAGGAGATTTAATAGACTGAGAATGGGGTTTTTTCTCCACAGTCCATTTCCTTCATCAGAGATATATAGGACTCTGCCAGTGAGGGAGGAGATCCTTAAGGCACTTTTGAATTCAGATCTAATTGGCTTCCACACTTTTGATTATGCTCGGCATTTCCTGTCTTGTTGTAGTCGAATGTTGGGTTTGGAGTATCAGTCGAAAAGAGGTTATATTGGAATGGAATACTATGGAAGGACTGTGGGGATAAAAATCATGCCAGTTGGGATTCACATGGGGCAAATTGAATCTATTTTGGGACTTGCAGATAAGGAGTGGAGAGTGGGGGAGCTAAAACAACAGTTTGAAGGTAAAACTGTGCTACTAGGGGTTGATGATATGGACGTCTTCAAAGGTGTCAATTTGAAATTGTTGGCTATGGAACAGATGTTGATGCAGCACCCGAAGTGGCGAGGAAAGGCAGTTTTGGTACAGATTGCAAACCCTGCCAGGGGAAGAGGGAAAGATATCGAGGAAATACAGGATGAAATACACACTAGCTGCAGGAGGATTAATGAAAATTTTAGCCAACCTGGTTATGAACCGATTGTCTTTGTAGATAGACCAGTTACCGTCAGTGAACGAGCAGCATACTACACCATTGCTGAGTGTGTTGTGGTcacagctgtgagagatgggaTGAATCTTACACCTTATGAGTACATTGTTTGCAGGCAAGGCGTTTCTGGGTCAGAGTCAAGTTCGGAATTTAATGGGCCCAAGAAGAGCATGCTAGTAGTATCAGAATTCATTGGATGTTCACCTTCACTGAGTGGTGCAATTCGGGTAAACCCATGGAACATTGAAGCAACTGCTGAGGCAATGCATGAGGCAATTTCAATGGCTGATTCCGAGAAGCAATTGCGCCATGAGAAGCATTATAGGTATGTTagcacacatgatgtggcatacTGGTCCAGGAGCTTTTTCCAAGATATGGAAAGGACTTGTAAGGACCATTTCAGAAGACGCTGTTGGGGAATCGGTTTGAGCTTTGGTTTCAGGGTTGTGGCACTGGATCCTAATTTCAGAAAGTTGTCTATTGATGCCATTGTATCTGCATATTCAAGGTCCAGAAATAGGGCTATACTCCTGGATTATGATGGCACTGTAATGCCCCAAACTTCCATCAACAAGACCCCAAGTCAAGAGGTTTTATCAATTATAAACATGCTCTGTGGTGATATTAAAAACGTTGTGTTTGTTGTCAGTGGAAGAGGCAGGGAAAGTTTAGGCAAGTGGTTTTCTCCTTGCCAGCAACTTGGAATTGCTGCTGAACATGGTTACTTCATGAG GTGGCCTGCTGAAGAGGCTTGGGAAACATGCGGACAGAGTAACGATTCTGGGTGGATACAGATAGCTGAGCCTGTTATGAAATTGTATACCGAATCCACTGACGGTTCTTATATCGAACACAAGGAAAGTGCCTTGGTTTGGCACCATCGGGATGCAGACCCCGGTTTTGGATCCAGCCAGGCTAAGGAGATGTTAGATCATCTAGAAAGTGTGTTGGCAAATGAACCTGTTGCTGTCAAAAGCGGTCAGTTCATTGTTGAAGTAAAACCACAG GGAGTCAGTAAAGGTGTGGTTGCAGAAAAGATCTTGTCAGCAATGGCGGACAATGGCAAGCAGGCTGATTTTATTCTGTGTATCGGTGATGACCGATCGGATGAGGACATGTTTGAGATCATTGGCAATGCAATGAATAGTGGTGTCCTCTCTTCTAATACATCGGTTTTTGCATGCACTGTTGGACAGAAGCCAAGTAAAGCTAAATACTATTTGGATGACACATCAGACGTCATAAACATGCTTGATGCTCTTGCAGAGGCGTCAGACTCACCACCTTCAGAGACTACATTATTCTCCCTAACGGATGAGGCTGGAAGTTGA